The Shewanella halotolerans region AACATCCCCCAGTAAACGCCCCTTATGCCAAAGCCGCAGCATATTGACGTTAACGGCTTCAAATTCAAGGCCGAATGGAGAAAGTTCGGCCTGAATATTATCCAGCAGCTGCTCACCCGAGCGCGGTGTTACATCGACCTTGGAAAGCTTTGCAAGTAGGGCCCCGAGTGCCCAAGGGGCAGGAGCTAGCTGGGTCTGGCTGTCCAGAAAGCGTTTAACCTGTGCGGGATTGGCGAGCAGCTGATGGCTCAGGGCCCAGCTTGCATAATCGTCGGCGCCATGCTCGAGTGCTATCGTCTGCTTGGTCGTCAATATGAGGGAGATGGCCGCCTGATTCTTCTCCTTGGCCCTTACCTGGTAGGCTAGCCACACCTGACGCTTACAGCTTTCATCTTGTTGATGAATAAGGTAGCTGGCTATCGAACTATCGAAGGCCTGTTCAGCTTGTTCAGTTTCGCCATCAGTAAGGCGGCACTGACTCTGCCCCATGCTGAGCGACAGGTCTTTCTGCTTCAGGCCGTGGGCGACGCTGGCCTGGGCGGTATGGATCTTCGCCTTCTGCTGCTGGTCAATCTGCTCGGCGATCTGCTGCGTCAGCAACTGACCAAACTGGCGCAGCCCTGGCGCGTCGCTTTGAGACCAGTTCTGACTTTGGGTCTTGAGCCAAGGCTCCTGTGCCAGGCGGTCAAACTCATCGGCCAGATGCAGCTGACACTGCAGCAGCGCCTCTTTATCTTCGGCATTTAAGGGATAGTGGCGATAGAAGCGCACGCTGTCTTTGAGGTTGAACAGGCCGATCAACTCGCGTTCGAGTCGCACACTGGCATCGAGCGGCGTGCCGCTCTCCTGTGCCTGAGACAGGGAAACCCGATAGTCGATACACTGCTCGCTGAGCAGTGTGATAGGAGAGGCGGCCAGGGCCGCCGGACTGAAGTTAAGCGCTAGGGAGACTGCTAAAATGCGTTTTAGCATAGGCGACGCGCTCTTCCACTGACATAGATTTGTTCTTCATCTGCTCGACATGTTTTAGTCTTGGCAGCAGGCCCTGGCCGTTGGCGATCTGAATCGCCAGACCCGGACGGGCGTTGAGCTCAAGCAGCAGAGGACCAAGCTTTTGATCCAGCACCATGTCGGTACCCAGATAACCCAGCTCACTCATCTCATAGGCCTTAGAGGCCGTATGCAGTAGGGTATCCCAATGGGGTACCTGGATCTCGGTGAGCCTCTTGTCGGTATCCGGATGCAGATCGAGCGGACGGTCAAACTGCACCGCATGCAGGCCGCGGCCGGTGCCGATATCCAGGCCAACGCCCACGGCGCCTTGGTGCAGGTTAGCCTTACCGTCGGACGCCGCGGTGGATAGCCTGAGCATTCCCATCACAGGGAAGCCCTTGAAAACGATCAAACGAATATCGGGCACCCCTTCGAAGGAGTAGCCGTCGAATACGGGGTCGAACTCGATGAGTCCCTCGACGATGGCCACGTCTGGCTTGCCGCCCAGGGAAAAGAGGCCGCTCAAGATGTTAGAGATATGGCGGTCGATCTCGCTTGGGGTCACCTCATGACCGTTAGGCTTGAAATAGTGGCCATTTTCCACCTTAGTGATCACTAAGATCCCTTTACCGCCCGAACCCTGTGACGGCTTGATCACGAAGCCGTCACGGTTGTTGACCATCTCGGGAATGTGCATGATCTCATGTTGCTGACAGACGGTGCCGATAAGCGCCGGCACGGCGATATCGTTCGCCAGAGCCAGTTGCTTGGTGGTGAGCTTGTCATCCACTCGCTTGTAGAACTTGCGCGGGTTATAGCGACCTATGTAGTCGATGTTGCGCTTGTTCATGCCAAGTACGCCGTTTTCCTTCAGCTTTCGGGGCTTTGCAAACAGCATAGTTATTC contains the following coding sequences:
- a CDS encoding alpha-L-glutamate ligase-like protein, whose protein sequence is MLFAKPRKLKENGVLGMNKRNIDYIGRYNPRKFYKRVDDKLTTKQLALANDIAVPALIGTVCQQHEIMHIPEMVNNRDGFVIKPSQGSGGKGILVITKVENGHYFKPNGHEVTPSEIDRHISNILSGLFSLGGKPDVAIVEGLIEFDPVFDGYSFEGVPDIRLIVFKGFPVMGMLRLSTAASDGKANLHQGAVGVGLDIGTGRGLHAVQFDRPLDLHPDTDKRLTEIQVPHWDTLLHTASKAYEMSELGYLGTDMVLDQKLGPLLLELNARPGLAIQIANGQGLLPRLKHVEQMKNKSMSVEERVAYAKTHFSSLPSA